The following proteins come from a genomic window of Gynuella sunshinyii YC6258:
- a CDS encoding LysR family transcriptional regulator: MNLDHVKRFVYVVNAGSLTSAARKLGVPKSSLSRQMNLLEQELSTKLMIRGSRQLELTEAGELLFNQAQDLILGLDEVEDNIAHLITQPSGTLRVQTPSEFMSDEIAQLAVEFAQNYPKIQLCLNQYPGAVPSPGDMDITIVNHDFQLAFNDLIARPLMSIPQSLYCSPHCAQGTPNIEFDALSQKQLITQPGEQYWYFREQNNRLSIPVNGRLILNSPEMRIIAAIRGMGIAKLPDYLVQHAVKHGSLIKVRTSLPVWAETVTLLYKHRQPPRKIQVFIEFVQNFIGRMQSRL; this comes from the coding sequence ATGAACCTTGATCACGTCAAACGCTTTGTCTATGTAGTGAATGCCGGCTCACTCACATCCGCAGCCCGGAAACTGGGAGTTCCAAAATCGTCGCTGTCCCGGCAAATGAATTTACTGGAACAGGAACTCAGTACCAAATTAATGATTCGTGGCAGTAGACAGCTGGAGTTAACGGAAGCCGGGGAGCTCTTGTTCAATCAGGCTCAGGACTTGATCCTGGGATTGGACGAGGTCGAAGACAATATTGCCCATCTGATTACCCAGCCATCCGGCACATTACGAGTACAGACCCCTTCAGAGTTTATGTCCGACGAGATCGCCCAACTGGCTGTCGAGTTTGCACAAAACTATCCCAAAATTCAGTTGTGTCTGAACCAGTACCCTGGAGCCGTTCCAAGCCCGGGAGACATGGATATTACGATCGTCAATCACGATTTTCAGTTGGCTTTCAATGACTTGATTGCCCGACCTCTAATGAGCATCCCGCAAAGCCTTTATTGCAGCCCGCACTGTGCTCAAGGTACTCCCAACATAGAGTTTGACGCTTTGTCACAAAAACAATTGATCACCCAGCCTGGGGAACAGTACTGGTATTTCAGGGAGCAAAATAACCGGCTTAGTATCCCAGTCAATGGACGCTTGATATTGAATAGTCCGGAAATGCGAATTATTGCGGCTATAAGAGGAATGGGTATCGCCAAACTTCCCGATTATCTGGTTCAGCATGCAGTGAAACATGGATCACTCATTAAAGTCAGGACGTCGCTGCCGGTTTGGGCTGAAACCGTTACTCTGCTGTATAAGCATCGCCAGCCGCCACGTAAGATTCAGGTATTCATCGAGTTTGTGCAGAACTTTATTGGTCGTATGCAATCGCGGCTATAG
- the trxA gene encoding thioredoxin — MAKVEILETGTFPSIVEQSQGLTLVDFYADWCGPCKMVAPVLDALKEDYEGQINIVKVNADNEPEILNRFGVRGIPTLMMFRDGQPVDVTVGAQPASALRSMIDKHIAAEVSV, encoded by the coding sequence ATGGCTAAGGTCGAAATTTTGGAAACAGGTACATTCCCAAGCATTGTGGAGCAAAGCCAAGGGCTGACTCTGGTCGATTTTTATGCGGACTGGTGTGGGCCATGTAAAATGGTCGCACCAGTGCTTGATGCTCTGAAAGAAGACTACGAAGGTCAAATCAACATCGTTAAAGTCAATGCTGATAATGAGCCGGAAATATTGAACCGCTTTGGTGTGAGAGGTATTCCGACTCTGATGATGTTTCGGGATGGGCAGCCGGTTGATGTTACCGTCGGTGCCCAGCCGGCAAGTGCTCTGCGGTCAATGATTGATAAGCACATCGCCGCAGAGGTTAGTGTTTAA